The Arachis duranensis cultivar V14167 chromosome 2, aradu.V14167.gnm2.J7QH, whole genome shotgun sequence genome has a window encoding:
- the LOC107476180 gene encoding 40S ribosomal protein S2-2, protein MAERGAGGERGGFGRGFGGRGRGGDRGRGGRRRGGGRREEEEKWVPVTKLGRLVKDSKIQSLEQIYLHSLPIKEHQIVDQLVGPSLKDEVMKIMPVQKQTRAGQRTRFKAFVVVGDGNGHVGLGVKCSKEVATAIRGAIILAKLSVIPVRRGYWGNKIGKPHTVPCKVTGKCGSVTVRMVPAPRGSGIVAARVPKKVLQFAGIEDVFTSSRGSTKTLGNFVKATFECLLKTYGFLTPDFWRETRFSKSPFQEYTDFLAKPTTKTLILEEERVDA, encoded by the exons ATGGCAGAGCGCGGAGCTGGCGGTGAACGCGGCGGATTCGGCCGTGGATTCGGTGGTCGCGGTCGCGGTGGTGACAGAGGCCGCGGTGGTCGTCGCAGAGGTGGTGGCCGCagggaggaggaagagaaatgGGTTCCAGTGACGAAACTAGGACGCTTAGTAAAAGATTCAAAAATCCAGAGCCTCGAACAGATCTACCTTCATTCCCTCCCAATCAAGGAGCACCAAATCGTAGACCAATTGGTCGGACCTTCTCTTAAGGACGAG GTGATGAAGATTATGCCGGTTCAGAAGCAGACACGTGCCGGTCAGAGGACAAGGTTCAAGGCATTTGTGGTCGTTGGTGATGGAAATGGACACGTTGGATTGGGAGTGAAGTGCAGCAAGGAGGTGGCTACTGCTATCCGTGGCGCCATCATTCTGGCGAAGCTTTCGGTTATTCCGGTGAGGAGAGGATACTGGGGAAACAAGATTGGGAAGCCTCACACTGTTCCTTGCAAGGTTACAGGGAAGTGTGGTTCTGTCACTGTTAGGATGGTGCCGGCACCTCGTGGTTCTGGAATTGTCGCAGCTAGGGTTCCTAAGAAGGTTCTGCAGTTTGCTGGTATTGAAGATGTGTTTACTTCATCAAGAGGATCCACTAAGACACTTGGAAATTTTGTCAAG GCTACTTTTGAGTGTTTGTTGAAGACCTATGGATTCCTGACACCCGATTTCTGGAGAGAAACTCGCTTCTCTAAGTCTCCATTCCAAGAGTACACAGATTTTCTAGCCAAGCCGACCACAAAGACCCTCATCCTCGAGGAAGAGAGAGTTGATGCTTAA